In one window of Cololabis saira isolate AMF1-May2022 chromosome 23, fColSai1.1, whole genome shotgun sequence DNA:
- the slc26a5 gene encoding prestin isoform X1, whose protein sequence is MEQEEEAAAAAAACREDEHSRPMYRLERPLYDETFLRTRLLHHKDGSTTFRQRLAEKFQCSSQRAKAVALSFLPILTWLPSYPVKQYLFSDVVSGLSTGVVQLPQGLAYAMLAAVPPVYGLYSSFYPVLLYTFFGTSRHISVGTFAVISLMIGGVAVREAPDSMFLLPANGSNMSVLVNEEERDARRVQVAVVLTTLVGIIQIVFGLLRFGFVAIYLTEPLVRGFTTAAAMHVVISQLKYLLGVKTQRFSGPLSAIYSVKAVLGEITNTNVTTFLLGLACLVFLYTVKVLNERYKKKLPVPIPGEIIVVIVSTGVSYGLSLSDDYKVDVVGNIPTGLRPPAVPEFSLLPSLVTDSFAVAIVGFSMGISLAKTFALKHGYSVEGNQELIALGLCNFISSFFQTFAITCSMSRSLVQESTGGKTQIAGLLASLVVLLVVVAIGFVFQPLPQTALAAIIMVNLVGMFKQFRDIPSLWKISKIELAIWIVAFLASVLLGLDYGLLVAITVALLSVIYRTQSPRSSILGHVPNTGLYYDVDEYEEATESEGIKIFQFTSSVYFANSDLYVNTLKEKTGLNPEQVQVARKRQRKQRKKVKSSHDAPLEVCAKYSDEAVTHEVWPEDREVHDGRNGELEDKCNEATSEVTTFLEPLTTIHFIILDWSTANFIDSVGAKAIKQVIKEYAAVNVKVVIAGCNRSLLAELDSLQFFSGDMTTDLAFPTLHDAVLHCQQSNSNSPVVPNEMV, encoded by the exons ATGGagcaagaagaagaagcagcagcagcagcagcagcgtgtcGTGAGGATGAACACTCACGACCGATGTACAGGTTAGAACGTCCTCTTTATGATGAGACTTTCCTCCGGACACGGCTCCTCCACCACAAAGACGGCTCCACCACCTTCCGGCAGAGACTGGCAGAGAAGTTCCA ATGTTCGTCCCAGAGGGCCAAGGCCGTGGCTCTGAGTTTCCTGCCTATTCTAACATGGCTGCCATCCTATCCTGTCAAGCAGTACCTCTTTTCTGATGTGGTCTCAGGACTCAGCACAGGAGTTGTGCAGCTCCCACAAG GCCTAGCATATGCTATGTTGGCAGCTGTGCCTCCAGTTTATGGCTTGTACTCGTCGTTCTACCCCGTCCTGCTCTACACCTTTTTTGGCACGTCCAGGCACATATCAGTGG GTACTTTTGCAGTGATAAGCCTGATGATTGGAGGTGTAGCAGTGAGGGAGGCCCCAGACTCCATGTTTTTACTCCCTGCTAATGGAAGCAACATGTCTGTGTTGGTGAATGAGGAAGAGCGTGATGCCAGGAGGGTCCAGGTGGCCGTGGTGCTCACCACCCTGGTGGGAATCATCCAG aTCGTCTTTGGTCTTCTCAGGTTTGGCTTTGTGGCGATCTACCTCACGGAGCCTCTGGTGCGAGGCTTCACCACCGCTGCAGCCATGCATGTCGTCATCTCCCAGCTCAAGTATCTGCTGGGGGTCAAGACGCAGCGTTTCTCTGGGCCCCTCTCTGCTATCTAT AGTGTCAAAGCAGTACTTGGTGAAATCACCAACACCAATGTTACCACTTTCCTCCTGGGCCTTGCATGCCTTGTTTTCCTTTACACGGTCAAAGTCCTCAATGAACGCTACAAGAAGAAGCTGCCTGTTCCCATTCCAGGAGAAATCATTGTGGTTATCGTCTCGACTGGTGTCTCGTATGGTTTGTCCTTATCAGACGACTACAAGGTAGACGTGGTTGGGAATATACCAACAGG GCTTCGCCCCCCTGCTGTCCCAGAGTTCTCTCTGTTACCCAGTTTGGTCACAGACTCATTTGCTGTAGCAATTGTAGGATTCTCAATGGGCATCTCACTTGCCAAGACCTTTGCCCTGAAACACGGCTACAGTGTGGAAGGTAACCAG GAGCTGATCGCCCTCGGCCTGTGCAACTTCATCAGTTCATTCTTCCAAACCTTCGCCATCACTTGTTCTATGTCGAGGAGCCTGGTGCAGGAGAGCACCGGAGGAAAAACCCAG atcgCAGGACTCCTGGCGTCTCTCGTAGTGCTGCTGGTGGTCGTAGCAATCGGTTTTGTCTTTCAACCACTCCCTCAA ACCGCGCTGGCCGCCATTATCATGGTCAACCTAGTGGGGATGTTCAAGCAGTTCAGAGATATTCCCAGTTTGTGGAAGATCAGCAAAATTGAACTG GCCATCTGGATAGTGGCGTTTCTAGCGTCTGTGCTCCTTGGCCTGGATTACGGCCTCTTGGTAGCTATTACAGTTGCCTTATTATCAGTCATCTACAGGACACAAAG TCCAAGAAGTTCTATTCTTGGCCACGTTCCCAACACGGGGCTGTACTACGATGTGGACGAATATGAGGAG GCAACTGAATCTGAGGGGATTAAGATTTTCCAGTTCACCTCTTCAGTCTACTTTGCCAACAGTGACCTTTATGTTAATACCCTCAAGGAAAAG ACTGGACTAAACCCAGAGCAAGTGCAAGTAGCTCGGAAAAGACAAAGGAAGCAGAGGAAAAAGGTAAAGAGTTCCCACGACGCTCCACTGGAGGTTTGTGCCAAG TACAGCGACGAAGCTGTGACCCATGAAGTCTGGCCTGAAGACCGTGAGGTGCATGATGGGAGGAACGGAGAGTTGGAGGACAAATGCAATGAAGCAACGTCCGAGGTCACAACATTCCTGGAGCCCCTCACAACCATCCACTTTATTATTCTGGACTGGTCAACCGCCAACTTCATTGACTCCGTAGGAGCCAAAGCAATCAAACAG GTCATTAAGGAATATGCAGCTGTGAATGTGAAGGTGGTCATAGCTGGCTGCAACA GAAGTCTATTGGCTGAGCTGGACAGCTTGCAGTTCTTCAGCGGGGACATGACGACTGACCTGGCCTTCCCTACTCTCCACGACGCAGTTCTGCATTGCCAACAATCTAATTCCAACTCACCTGTTGTTCCAAATGAAATGGTGTAA
- the slc26a5 gene encoding prestin isoform X5, with amino-acid sequence MMRLSSGHGSSTTKTAPPPSGRDWQRSSSTFAVISLMIGGVAVREAPDSMFLLPANGSNMSVLVNEEERDARRVQVAVVLTTLVGIIQIVFGLLRFGFVAIYLTEPLVRGFTTAAAMHVVISQLKYLLGVKTQRFSGPLSAIYSVKAVLGEITNTNVTTFLLGLACLVFLYTVKVLNERYKKKLPVPIPGEIIVVIVSTGVSYGLSLSDDYKVDVVGNIPTGLRPPAVPEFSLLPSLVTDSFAVAIVGFSMGISLAKTFALKHGYSVEGNQELIALGLCNFISSFFQTFAITCSMSRSLVQESTGGKTQIAGLLASLVVLLVVVAIGFVFQPLPQTALAAIIMVNLVGMFKQFRDIPSLWKISKIELAIWIVAFLASVLLGLDYGLLVAITVALLSVIYRTQSPRSSILGHVPNTGLYYDVDEYEEATESEGIKIFQFTSSVYFANSDLYVNTLKEKTGLNPEQVQVARKRQRKQRKKVKSSHDAPLEVCAKYSDEAVTHEVWPEDREVHDGRNGELEDKCNEATSEVTTFLEPLTTIHFIILDWSTANFIDSVGAKAIKQVIKEYAAVNVKVVIAGCNRSLLAELDSLQFFSGDMTTDLAFPTLHDAVLHCQQSNSNSPVVPNEMV; translated from the exons ATGATGAGACTTTCCTCCGGACACGGCTCCTCCACCACAAAGACGGCTCCACCACCTTCCGGCAGAGACTGGCAGAGAAGTTCCA GTACTTTTGCAGTGATAAGCCTGATGATTGGAGGTGTAGCAGTGAGGGAGGCCCCAGACTCCATGTTTTTACTCCCTGCTAATGGAAGCAACATGTCTGTGTTGGTGAATGAGGAAGAGCGTGATGCCAGGAGGGTCCAGGTGGCCGTGGTGCTCACCACCCTGGTGGGAATCATCCAG aTCGTCTTTGGTCTTCTCAGGTTTGGCTTTGTGGCGATCTACCTCACGGAGCCTCTGGTGCGAGGCTTCACCACCGCTGCAGCCATGCATGTCGTCATCTCCCAGCTCAAGTATCTGCTGGGGGTCAAGACGCAGCGTTTCTCTGGGCCCCTCTCTGCTATCTAT AGTGTCAAAGCAGTACTTGGTGAAATCACCAACACCAATGTTACCACTTTCCTCCTGGGCCTTGCATGCCTTGTTTTCCTTTACACGGTCAAAGTCCTCAATGAACGCTACAAGAAGAAGCTGCCTGTTCCCATTCCAGGAGAAATCATTGTGGTTATCGTCTCGACTGGTGTCTCGTATGGTTTGTCCTTATCAGACGACTACAAGGTAGACGTGGTTGGGAATATACCAACAGG GCTTCGCCCCCCTGCTGTCCCAGAGTTCTCTCTGTTACCCAGTTTGGTCACAGACTCATTTGCTGTAGCAATTGTAGGATTCTCAATGGGCATCTCACTTGCCAAGACCTTTGCCCTGAAACACGGCTACAGTGTGGAAGGTAACCAG GAGCTGATCGCCCTCGGCCTGTGCAACTTCATCAGTTCATTCTTCCAAACCTTCGCCATCACTTGTTCTATGTCGAGGAGCCTGGTGCAGGAGAGCACCGGAGGAAAAACCCAG atcgCAGGACTCCTGGCGTCTCTCGTAGTGCTGCTGGTGGTCGTAGCAATCGGTTTTGTCTTTCAACCACTCCCTCAA ACCGCGCTGGCCGCCATTATCATGGTCAACCTAGTGGGGATGTTCAAGCAGTTCAGAGATATTCCCAGTTTGTGGAAGATCAGCAAAATTGAACTG GCCATCTGGATAGTGGCGTTTCTAGCGTCTGTGCTCCTTGGCCTGGATTACGGCCTCTTGGTAGCTATTACAGTTGCCTTATTATCAGTCATCTACAGGACACAAAG TCCAAGAAGTTCTATTCTTGGCCACGTTCCCAACACGGGGCTGTACTACGATGTGGACGAATATGAGGAG GCAACTGAATCTGAGGGGATTAAGATTTTCCAGTTCACCTCTTCAGTCTACTTTGCCAACAGTGACCTTTATGTTAATACCCTCAAGGAAAAG ACTGGACTAAACCCAGAGCAAGTGCAAGTAGCTCGGAAAAGACAAAGGAAGCAGAGGAAAAAGGTAAAGAGTTCCCACGACGCTCCACTGGAGGTTTGTGCCAAG TACAGCGACGAAGCTGTGACCCATGAAGTCTGGCCTGAAGACCGTGAGGTGCATGATGGGAGGAACGGAGAGTTGGAGGACAAATGCAATGAAGCAACGTCCGAGGTCACAACATTCCTGGAGCCCCTCACAACCATCCACTTTATTATTCTGGACTGGTCAACCGCCAACTTCATTGACTCCGTAGGAGCCAAAGCAATCAAACAG GTCATTAAGGAATATGCAGCTGTGAATGTGAAGGTGGTCATAGCTGGCTGCAACA GAAGTCTATTGGCTGAGCTGGACAGCTTGCAGTTCTTCAGCGGGGACATGACGACTGACCTGGCCTTCCCTACTCTCCACGACGCAGTTCTGCATTGCCAACAATCTAATTCCAACTCACCTGTTGTTCCAAATGAAATGGTGTAA
- the slc26a5 gene encoding prestin isoform X4, which yields MLAAVPPVYGLYSSFYPVLLYTFFGTSRHISVGTFAVISLMIGGVAVREAPDSMFLLPANGSNMSVLVNEEERDARRVQVAVVLTTLVGIIQIVFGLLRFGFVAIYLTEPLVRGFTTAAAMHVVISQLKYLLGVKTQRFSGPLSAIYSVKAVLGEITNTNVTTFLLGLACLVFLYTVKVLNERYKKKLPVPIPGEIIVVIVSTGVSYGLSLSDDYKVDVVGNIPTGLRPPAVPEFSLLPSLVTDSFAVAIVGFSMGISLAKTFALKHGYSVEGNQELIALGLCNFISSFFQTFAITCSMSRSLVQESTGGKTQIAGLLASLVVLLVVVAIGFVFQPLPQTALAAIIMVNLVGMFKQFRDIPSLWKISKIELAIWIVAFLASVLLGLDYGLLVAITVALLSVIYRTQSPRSSILGHVPNTGLYYDVDEYEEATESEGIKIFQFTSSVYFANSDLYVNTLKEKTGLNPEQVQVARKRQRKQRKKVKSSHDAPLEVCAKYSDEAVTHEVWPEDREVHDGRNGELEDKCNEATSEVTTFLEPLTTIHFIILDWSTANFIDSVGAKAIKQVIKEYAAVNVKVVIAGCNRSLLAELDSLQFFSGDMTTDLAFPTLHDAVLHCQQSNSNSPVVPNEMV from the exons ATGTTGGCAGCTGTGCCTCCAGTTTATGGCTTGTACTCGTCGTTCTACCCCGTCCTGCTCTACACCTTTTTTGGCACGTCCAGGCACATATCAGTGG GTACTTTTGCAGTGATAAGCCTGATGATTGGAGGTGTAGCAGTGAGGGAGGCCCCAGACTCCATGTTTTTACTCCCTGCTAATGGAAGCAACATGTCTGTGTTGGTGAATGAGGAAGAGCGTGATGCCAGGAGGGTCCAGGTGGCCGTGGTGCTCACCACCCTGGTGGGAATCATCCAG aTCGTCTTTGGTCTTCTCAGGTTTGGCTTTGTGGCGATCTACCTCACGGAGCCTCTGGTGCGAGGCTTCACCACCGCTGCAGCCATGCATGTCGTCATCTCCCAGCTCAAGTATCTGCTGGGGGTCAAGACGCAGCGTTTCTCTGGGCCCCTCTCTGCTATCTAT AGTGTCAAAGCAGTACTTGGTGAAATCACCAACACCAATGTTACCACTTTCCTCCTGGGCCTTGCATGCCTTGTTTTCCTTTACACGGTCAAAGTCCTCAATGAACGCTACAAGAAGAAGCTGCCTGTTCCCATTCCAGGAGAAATCATTGTGGTTATCGTCTCGACTGGTGTCTCGTATGGTTTGTCCTTATCAGACGACTACAAGGTAGACGTGGTTGGGAATATACCAACAGG GCTTCGCCCCCCTGCTGTCCCAGAGTTCTCTCTGTTACCCAGTTTGGTCACAGACTCATTTGCTGTAGCAATTGTAGGATTCTCAATGGGCATCTCACTTGCCAAGACCTTTGCCCTGAAACACGGCTACAGTGTGGAAGGTAACCAG GAGCTGATCGCCCTCGGCCTGTGCAACTTCATCAGTTCATTCTTCCAAACCTTCGCCATCACTTGTTCTATGTCGAGGAGCCTGGTGCAGGAGAGCACCGGAGGAAAAACCCAG atcgCAGGACTCCTGGCGTCTCTCGTAGTGCTGCTGGTGGTCGTAGCAATCGGTTTTGTCTTTCAACCACTCCCTCAA ACCGCGCTGGCCGCCATTATCATGGTCAACCTAGTGGGGATGTTCAAGCAGTTCAGAGATATTCCCAGTTTGTGGAAGATCAGCAAAATTGAACTG GCCATCTGGATAGTGGCGTTTCTAGCGTCTGTGCTCCTTGGCCTGGATTACGGCCTCTTGGTAGCTATTACAGTTGCCTTATTATCAGTCATCTACAGGACACAAAG TCCAAGAAGTTCTATTCTTGGCCACGTTCCCAACACGGGGCTGTACTACGATGTGGACGAATATGAGGAG GCAACTGAATCTGAGGGGATTAAGATTTTCCAGTTCACCTCTTCAGTCTACTTTGCCAACAGTGACCTTTATGTTAATACCCTCAAGGAAAAG ACTGGACTAAACCCAGAGCAAGTGCAAGTAGCTCGGAAAAGACAAAGGAAGCAGAGGAAAAAGGTAAAGAGTTCCCACGACGCTCCACTGGAGGTTTGTGCCAAG TACAGCGACGAAGCTGTGACCCATGAAGTCTGGCCTGAAGACCGTGAGGTGCATGATGGGAGGAACGGAGAGTTGGAGGACAAATGCAATGAAGCAACGTCCGAGGTCACAACATTCCTGGAGCCCCTCACAACCATCCACTTTATTATTCTGGACTGGTCAACCGCCAACTTCATTGACTCCGTAGGAGCCAAAGCAATCAAACAG GTCATTAAGGAATATGCAGCTGTGAATGTGAAGGTGGTCATAGCTGGCTGCAACA GAAGTCTATTGGCTGAGCTGGACAGCTTGCAGTTCTTCAGCGGGGACATGACGACTGACCTGGCCTTCCCTACTCTCCACGACGCAGTTCTGCATTGCCAACAATCTAATTCCAACTCACCTGTTGTTCCAAATGAAATGGTGTAA
- the slc26a5 gene encoding prestin isoform X3 encodes MIYRPSICYVGSCASSLWLVLVVLPRPALHLFWHVQAHISTFAVISLMIGGVAVREAPDSMFLLPANGSNMSVLVNEEERDARRVQVAVVLTTLVGIIQIVFGLLRFGFVAIYLTEPLVRGFTTAAAMHVVISQLKYLLGVKTQRFSGPLSAIYSVKAVLGEITNTNVTTFLLGLACLVFLYTVKVLNERYKKKLPVPIPGEIIVVIVSTGVSYGLSLSDDYKVDVVGNIPTGLRPPAVPEFSLLPSLVTDSFAVAIVGFSMGISLAKTFALKHGYSVEGNQELIALGLCNFISSFFQTFAITCSMSRSLVQESTGGKTQIAGLLASLVVLLVVVAIGFVFQPLPQTALAAIIMVNLVGMFKQFRDIPSLWKISKIELAIWIVAFLASVLLGLDYGLLVAITVALLSVIYRTQSPRSSILGHVPNTGLYYDVDEYEEATESEGIKIFQFTSSVYFANSDLYVNTLKEKTGLNPEQVQVARKRQRKQRKKVKSSHDAPLEVCAKYSDEAVTHEVWPEDREVHDGRNGELEDKCNEATSEVTTFLEPLTTIHFIILDWSTANFIDSVGAKAIKQVIKEYAAVNVKVVIAGCNRSLLAELDSLQFFSGDMTTDLAFPTLHDAVLHCQQSNSNSPVVPNEMV; translated from the exons atgatctacag GCCTAGCATATGCTATGTTGGCAGCTGTGCCTCCAGTTTATGGCTTGTACTCGTCGTTCTACCCCGTCCTGCTCTACACCTTTTTTGGCACGTCCAGGCACATATCA GTACTTTTGCAGTGATAAGCCTGATGATTGGAGGTGTAGCAGTGAGGGAGGCCCCAGACTCCATGTTTTTACTCCCTGCTAATGGAAGCAACATGTCTGTGTTGGTGAATGAGGAAGAGCGTGATGCCAGGAGGGTCCAGGTGGCCGTGGTGCTCACCACCCTGGTGGGAATCATCCAG aTCGTCTTTGGTCTTCTCAGGTTTGGCTTTGTGGCGATCTACCTCACGGAGCCTCTGGTGCGAGGCTTCACCACCGCTGCAGCCATGCATGTCGTCATCTCCCAGCTCAAGTATCTGCTGGGGGTCAAGACGCAGCGTTTCTCTGGGCCCCTCTCTGCTATCTAT AGTGTCAAAGCAGTACTTGGTGAAATCACCAACACCAATGTTACCACTTTCCTCCTGGGCCTTGCATGCCTTGTTTTCCTTTACACGGTCAAAGTCCTCAATGAACGCTACAAGAAGAAGCTGCCTGTTCCCATTCCAGGAGAAATCATTGTGGTTATCGTCTCGACTGGTGTCTCGTATGGTTTGTCCTTATCAGACGACTACAAGGTAGACGTGGTTGGGAATATACCAACAGG GCTTCGCCCCCCTGCTGTCCCAGAGTTCTCTCTGTTACCCAGTTTGGTCACAGACTCATTTGCTGTAGCAATTGTAGGATTCTCAATGGGCATCTCACTTGCCAAGACCTTTGCCCTGAAACACGGCTACAGTGTGGAAGGTAACCAG GAGCTGATCGCCCTCGGCCTGTGCAACTTCATCAGTTCATTCTTCCAAACCTTCGCCATCACTTGTTCTATGTCGAGGAGCCTGGTGCAGGAGAGCACCGGAGGAAAAACCCAG atcgCAGGACTCCTGGCGTCTCTCGTAGTGCTGCTGGTGGTCGTAGCAATCGGTTTTGTCTTTCAACCACTCCCTCAA ACCGCGCTGGCCGCCATTATCATGGTCAACCTAGTGGGGATGTTCAAGCAGTTCAGAGATATTCCCAGTTTGTGGAAGATCAGCAAAATTGAACTG GCCATCTGGATAGTGGCGTTTCTAGCGTCTGTGCTCCTTGGCCTGGATTACGGCCTCTTGGTAGCTATTACAGTTGCCTTATTATCAGTCATCTACAGGACACAAAG TCCAAGAAGTTCTATTCTTGGCCACGTTCCCAACACGGGGCTGTACTACGATGTGGACGAATATGAGGAG GCAACTGAATCTGAGGGGATTAAGATTTTCCAGTTCACCTCTTCAGTCTACTTTGCCAACAGTGACCTTTATGTTAATACCCTCAAGGAAAAG ACTGGACTAAACCCAGAGCAAGTGCAAGTAGCTCGGAAAAGACAAAGGAAGCAGAGGAAAAAGGTAAAGAGTTCCCACGACGCTCCACTGGAGGTTTGTGCCAAG TACAGCGACGAAGCTGTGACCCATGAAGTCTGGCCTGAAGACCGTGAGGTGCATGATGGGAGGAACGGAGAGTTGGAGGACAAATGCAATGAAGCAACGTCCGAGGTCACAACATTCCTGGAGCCCCTCACAACCATCCACTTTATTATTCTGGACTGGTCAACCGCCAACTTCATTGACTCCGTAGGAGCCAAAGCAATCAAACAG GTCATTAAGGAATATGCAGCTGTGAATGTGAAGGTGGTCATAGCTGGCTGCAACA GAAGTCTATTGGCTGAGCTGGACAGCTTGCAGTTCTTCAGCGGGGACATGACGACTGACCTGGCCTTCCCTACTCTCCACGACGCAGTTCTGCATTGCCAACAATCTAATTCCAACTCACCTGTTGTTCCAAATGAAATGGTGTAA
- the slc26a5 gene encoding prestin isoform X2, giving the protein MEQEEEAAAAAAACREDEHSRPMYRLERPLYDETFLRTRLLHHKDGSTTFRQRLAEKFQCSSQRAKAVALSFLPILTWLPSYPVKQYLFSDVVSGLSTGVVQLPQGTFAVISLMIGGVAVREAPDSMFLLPANGSNMSVLVNEEERDARRVQVAVVLTTLVGIIQIVFGLLRFGFVAIYLTEPLVRGFTTAAAMHVVISQLKYLLGVKTQRFSGPLSAIYSVKAVLGEITNTNVTTFLLGLACLVFLYTVKVLNERYKKKLPVPIPGEIIVVIVSTGVSYGLSLSDDYKVDVVGNIPTGLRPPAVPEFSLLPSLVTDSFAVAIVGFSMGISLAKTFALKHGYSVEGNQELIALGLCNFISSFFQTFAITCSMSRSLVQESTGGKTQIAGLLASLVVLLVVVAIGFVFQPLPQTALAAIIMVNLVGMFKQFRDIPSLWKISKIELAIWIVAFLASVLLGLDYGLLVAITVALLSVIYRTQSPRSSILGHVPNTGLYYDVDEYEEATESEGIKIFQFTSSVYFANSDLYVNTLKEKTGLNPEQVQVARKRQRKQRKKVKSSHDAPLEVCAKYSDEAVTHEVWPEDREVHDGRNGELEDKCNEATSEVTTFLEPLTTIHFIILDWSTANFIDSVGAKAIKQVIKEYAAVNVKVVIAGCNRSLLAELDSLQFFSGDMTTDLAFPTLHDAVLHCQQSNSNSPVVPNEMV; this is encoded by the exons ATGGagcaagaagaagaagcagcagcagcagcagcagcgtgtcGTGAGGATGAACACTCACGACCGATGTACAGGTTAGAACGTCCTCTTTATGATGAGACTTTCCTCCGGACACGGCTCCTCCACCACAAAGACGGCTCCACCACCTTCCGGCAGAGACTGGCAGAGAAGTTCCA ATGTTCGTCCCAGAGGGCCAAGGCCGTGGCTCTGAGTTTCCTGCCTATTCTAACATGGCTGCCATCCTATCCTGTCAAGCAGTACCTCTTTTCTGATGTGGTCTCAGGACTCAGCACAGGAGTTGTGCAGCTCCCACAAG GTACTTTTGCAGTGATAAGCCTGATGATTGGAGGTGTAGCAGTGAGGGAGGCCCCAGACTCCATGTTTTTACTCCCTGCTAATGGAAGCAACATGTCTGTGTTGGTGAATGAGGAAGAGCGTGATGCCAGGAGGGTCCAGGTGGCCGTGGTGCTCACCACCCTGGTGGGAATCATCCAG aTCGTCTTTGGTCTTCTCAGGTTTGGCTTTGTGGCGATCTACCTCACGGAGCCTCTGGTGCGAGGCTTCACCACCGCTGCAGCCATGCATGTCGTCATCTCCCAGCTCAAGTATCTGCTGGGGGTCAAGACGCAGCGTTTCTCTGGGCCCCTCTCTGCTATCTAT AGTGTCAAAGCAGTACTTGGTGAAATCACCAACACCAATGTTACCACTTTCCTCCTGGGCCTTGCATGCCTTGTTTTCCTTTACACGGTCAAAGTCCTCAATGAACGCTACAAGAAGAAGCTGCCTGTTCCCATTCCAGGAGAAATCATTGTGGTTATCGTCTCGACTGGTGTCTCGTATGGTTTGTCCTTATCAGACGACTACAAGGTAGACGTGGTTGGGAATATACCAACAGG GCTTCGCCCCCCTGCTGTCCCAGAGTTCTCTCTGTTACCCAGTTTGGTCACAGACTCATTTGCTGTAGCAATTGTAGGATTCTCAATGGGCATCTCACTTGCCAAGACCTTTGCCCTGAAACACGGCTACAGTGTGGAAGGTAACCAG GAGCTGATCGCCCTCGGCCTGTGCAACTTCATCAGTTCATTCTTCCAAACCTTCGCCATCACTTGTTCTATGTCGAGGAGCCTGGTGCAGGAGAGCACCGGAGGAAAAACCCAG atcgCAGGACTCCTGGCGTCTCTCGTAGTGCTGCTGGTGGTCGTAGCAATCGGTTTTGTCTTTCAACCACTCCCTCAA ACCGCGCTGGCCGCCATTATCATGGTCAACCTAGTGGGGATGTTCAAGCAGTTCAGAGATATTCCCAGTTTGTGGAAGATCAGCAAAATTGAACTG GCCATCTGGATAGTGGCGTTTCTAGCGTCTGTGCTCCTTGGCCTGGATTACGGCCTCTTGGTAGCTATTACAGTTGCCTTATTATCAGTCATCTACAGGACACAAAG TCCAAGAAGTTCTATTCTTGGCCACGTTCCCAACACGGGGCTGTACTACGATGTGGACGAATATGAGGAG GCAACTGAATCTGAGGGGATTAAGATTTTCCAGTTCACCTCTTCAGTCTACTTTGCCAACAGTGACCTTTATGTTAATACCCTCAAGGAAAAG ACTGGACTAAACCCAGAGCAAGTGCAAGTAGCTCGGAAAAGACAAAGGAAGCAGAGGAAAAAGGTAAAGAGTTCCCACGACGCTCCACTGGAGGTTTGTGCCAAG TACAGCGACGAAGCTGTGACCCATGAAGTCTGGCCTGAAGACCGTGAGGTGCATGATGGGAGGAACGGAGAGTTGGAGGACAAATGCAATGAAGCAACGTCCGAGGTCACAACATTCCTGGAGCCCCTCACAACCATCCACTTTATTATTCTGGACTGGTCAACCGCCAACTTCATTGACTCCGTAGGAGCCAAAGCAATCAAACAG GTCATTAAGGAATATGCAGCTGTGAATGTGAAGGTGGTCATAGCTGGCTGCAACA GAAGTCTATTGGCTGAGCTGGACAGCTTGCAGTTCTTCAGCGGGGACATGACGACTGACCTGGCCTTCCCTACTCTCCACGACGCAGTTCTGCATTGCCAACAATCTAATTCCAACTCACCTGTTGTTCCAAATGAAATGGTGTAA